One genomic segment of bacterium includes these proteins:
- the gatC gene encoding Asp-tRNA(Asn)/Glu-tRNA(Gln) amidotransferase subunit GatC yields the protein MAKINQEDVEYLALLARLNLNEEEKKMLSEQIEEILNYVEKINQLNTEDVLPTFNVLPLGEKLREDKAKQEFNCEDLLKNALQRKDNFFKVPKVV from the coding sequence ATGGCTAAAATCAATCAAGAAGATGTTGAATACTTAGCTCTTTTAGCTCGTTTAAATCTTAATGAAGAAGAAAAAAAGATGCTTTCTGAGCAAATAGAAGAGATCTTGAATTATGTAGAAAAAATAAATCAATTAAATACTGAAGATGTGTTGCCTACTTTTAATGTCCTTCCTTTGGGTGAAAAATTAAGAGAAGATAAGGCAAAACAAGAATTTAATTGTGAAGATCTTTTGAAGAATGCTCTTCAAAGAAAAGATAACTTCTTTAAAGTTCCTAAAGTAGTGTAA